TATCATACCAAAAAAGGTGACACCAAATTGGCAATTGATATTGGATGTGGTTCAGGTTTTGTTGCTTTTCAGTTAGTCAACTATTTTGATTCTGTCATTGGAACTGATCCGTCATCTACAATGATTGAACAATGCAATTCCAATATTCCTCCAGAATGGTTGCGAAATTCTcctaaaaaaattagttttATGAAAGGCACAGCGGAACACCACCCAGTgtcaattaaagaaaactCAGTTGATTTAATCACTGGTGCCGAATGCTGTCATTGGGTAAATcacaaacaattttttgatgaaTCATACAgagttttgaaatcaaatggtACATTAGCTTACTGGTTTTATAAAGATCCAGTTTTCATTGGATATCCTGAGGCAAACAAAGTTTATACTAATTACACCTACAACTCCTCTTTTGATGAGAGCCGCGATGAAGAGTTTGAGAGGTATATGGGACCATACTATCAACAACCAGGTCATGATTATTTAAGATCATTGatgaaagaaattgaagttCCAACAGATAAATTCTATGATATAGTTCGACATGAGTATATTTCCGACATACACGGTGCtccaaaagaaaatgaagatcCATACATAACCAAAACACCACTTTTTATTAAGAAAACTATAACAATGAAATGGTTTTTAGATTATGTCAAAAGTTGGAGCGCATATCATACTTGGATGACCCATCACGGTGATAAATATGATATAGCTGAAAAGTTTGTTGCGGAATTGAAAcagaaaatgaattggaaTGATGATACTGAAATTGATGTAATCTGGGACACAGTTTACACGTTTGctagaaaaaaataaaatagagTTAGATCAATAATGATTAGTAATAACTTTGTGAGAGCCGTTCCTGGAAAAAGAGATGACCATAGTTAGTAATTCAATAGAATGTTCTATTGCATTTCCATTAGCGTGTGTGTGTACTTTATCAGTATAGCGatgaaataattaataaaagCTAATTCCTGATTGGTGATGCGTCGGAAATCCAAACTATCAATATCCTGCACACAAAcccaaataaaaaagtatttCCGAAGAGAAAGCTCTGCGTGATCGCTTAAATTACTAACTGAGCCGAAATATTTAGTAAAGATTTGTAATGGATGAGTATCACATCTTCTCAGCTCTAATAGATTATAAATACTAATTCAGATCATGtatgtttttgtttttcgtTTGTTTTatgattatcaaaaaagGTCATTCAATCGGACTTTCATCAATAGTTTTCCACTCAAGTATAAATAGATGGTTATTTCCCCATTGATTCtgaaaattcaatttttgattttattcattCTATTTTATCCATTAAGagttttatcaattaataataccaacaaAGAAAGTTTAGATATGTCTACTAGATCAATTGCAAAGATAGTTACCGCTAACGAACAAGCCGAAGGTGCTGGTGCTAGAGTCAGAAGATCAATTGGGATCATGaatcaaagaaattttgATCCATTCTTAATGTTTGATCATTTTTCCAGTGCTGGTACTAATGGGTTCCCAGAACATCCACATAGAGGTCAAGAAACTATCACATTAGTATTGAATGGTGCTATGGCTCATGAAGATTTCACTGGATCAAAGGGTATTTTGTATGCTGGTGACTTACAATTCATGACTGCTGGTAAAGGTGTTGTGCATTCTGAGATGCCAGTTGCCAATGCTGACGGTTCTCCAACTGTTGGGTTGCAATTGTGGGTCGATTTGCCAAATAATATGAAAGGTGTCAAACCAAGATACAGAGATTTAAGAGAATGGGAAATCCCAGAAGTTGTTACAGATGACGGTAAAGTTACCATCAAGGTCATATCTGGTAGATCACATGGAGTTGAATCAGTCAAAGAATTGGCTTACACCCCTATCaattactattactacaAGGTCAAAGCCGGTGGTGAATttaaacaagaattacaaCCAGGATTCAACTATTTCTTGTATGTGTTGAACGGAAGAAATCTTGTGTTGAATGAAGACACCAAAGTTGACAGATACCAAAACGTCTTTTTCGGCGACAAAGGTGATTTCATCACTGGTAAGAATGCTGCTACAAAAGATAATAACGAAACCGAAGTACAATTCATATTAGTTGGAGGTAAGAAATTAGAACAAGAAGTTGTCCAATATGGTCCATTTGTTGCCAGTTCAAGAGATAATATCCAAAAGGCTTTCCAAGATTATCAATATGGAAGAAACggatttgaaaacattaaaACTTGGCAAACATTGATCAGTGGTGGTGTTACCAAAGAAATGATTGAAGGACCATTGAATGGTAATCTTGAAAAAAGAGCTGCTAAGAAAAAGGCATTCTTGGAAAAGCAACAAAAGAAAGCTGCCCCTGTTGCTGCTCAACCTGAACTTGTAAAAGACGAGCTTTAGTTTTCAAGATGACTATAATATAGATTGATTTTATATaggtttttttatttaactAGATAGTTGAAATATAATTGTacattaaatatttaaaagttgataatttgaacTTGTAGATTATAGAGAAGAGCTTTCGGTCAACTGAGAAACGCGTTTAAAGCAATTTTCGTTTTTGTGTAATACAACTGACCGCTTCACCACCGCGCTGCCATTGTCCACgccaaaaattgaaaatatacagagagagagaaaaaaaaggatgTCAGAATATCATTacttttttcattcaattttataGGCGATAATGACGATGAGTAGTTCTGCTGATGAAATAGAATACTTGGCTACTGAAATCATAACTAATTCCAAACCTGTTTCATATCACAAGTTTTCTCGTCAACTCAACATCCATGTATCTAAAGCCAAAGCTACATTACTTgaatattatcaaaaaaacaaaaatgatCTAACAGCAACGTTTATTGTGACTGGCAGAAATGACAATGGGAAATTAATCAAACTATcaaatgaagatgatttggagtcagatttgaaaaagttcACCACAGTTCATTGTGTTCATGTGTATTCCGTTCACAAGAAACTGATTCAGTTTTCTAATAATGAGCTTGCattagaagaattgaaacacTCAAGTTCTTTAAATAAGATATCCGAGTATGAAAAGAATGGGATTATTATTGGaccaaaaattgaaaaagtcATCCCTGTAAATATCCCCTCATCTCCTGTGAAGCCAGAACCAAGTCATAAGAATAAACCGActgaagaaaagaaatctaGTTCAAGTCTACTTTCATCATACGTGTCCAGgaaacaagaaaagaaacaacagGATACAAGATCTGGAACATTATCCAATTACGTGTCACGAAAAACCGAACCTACAATTCCAAGTAAAAGATCTAACACAGAACCTGCTACAAAACCAACATATCAATACAAATCACGGAAACTCGAAGCTAAAGCACCAAAAGAGAGAGTGATTATTGCAGAAaacaatgataatgaagacGAGGAggatgatgacgatgataaGCCAATTAAAGCCTCACGTGCTACGAATACATCAGATCTTCAGAGGATGTTTGATGGTGACGATTTTACTTTTAGTGACGATGATGAATCACCAGAAAAGGAAGTCAGAGAGACAGAAGAACcaaaagatgaagataaaaAAGATATTTTACCTGAATCACCGAAGGAAGAACAACAAAGCAAGGAAGTCAATCCTGAGAATGAGCCAGGACTTTTTgttaatgaagaagaagaagaaaaagaggagaaggaacaagaagaaactCGCTCTGgagaacaagaagaatttattactgaaaaagatgaagaaggaTATCTTATTACAAGAAAAGTAAAGCCTATAACCAAACAAGCAAAACCCAAGAAACAGGTTGTCCCACCAAAAGTCACTAAACCTTCAACGGGGAAGAAAACAGGAATGAAACAATCTTCATTAATGAGTTTttttggaaagaaaaagtgaaaTTTAGTTTTGTCTGTCATTATTATGTAGTTAGGATCCAATGTAATAGTTTTTAGCCCCatcaaaaaaagtatttacTCGcgtaattttttgtttgttctgTAGTGACTCGGAAATACTATTTGTATTTCCATTACTATGACATTACTAATGAAATTATGGTTACTAgtctctttttttcttcaccCATTAAACTAGCAATTTTAGTAAAAGTATTTAAATATGACCTTGAGCAATGAAATTTGGTCACCCCCCACCGtcaccttttttttaactatATAGACTGTATCCACAAATAATGTCACTTAGATCCATAGCTAAAATCGTCacttcaaaacaaaaaactgAAGGTTCAGGAGCAATTGTACATCGATCAATGGGTATTTATGGACAACGGAAATATAATCCattcttattatttgaCCATTTTATAGGTGCAA
This genomic stretch from Candida albicans SC5314 chromosome 1, complete sequence harbors:
- a CDS encoding uncharacterized protein (Ortholog(s) have trans-aconitate 3-methyltransferase activity and cytosol, nucleus localization); translated protein: MATYSEMTFNSQHYDDSRPNYPQPFYKELIKYHTKKGDTKLAIDIGCGSGFVAFQLVNYFDSVIGTDPSSTMIEQCNSNIPPEWLRNSPKKISFMKGTAEHHPVSIKENSVDLITGAECCHWVNHKQFFDESYRVLKSNGTLAYWFYKDPVFIGYPEANKVYTNYTYNSSFDESRDEEFERYMGPYYQQPGHDYLRSLMKEIEVPTDKFYDIVRHEYISDIHGAPKENEDPYITKTPLFIKKTITMKWFLDYVKSWSAYHTWMTHHGDKYDIAEKFVAELKQKMNWNDDTEIDVIWDTVYTFARKK
- the PRN1 gene encoding Prn1p (Protein with similarity to pirins; induced by benomyl and in response to alpha pheromone in SpiderM medium; transcript induced by Mnl1 in weak acid stress; rat catheter and Spider biofilm induced) yields the protein MSTRSIAKIVTANEQAEGAGARVRRSIGIMNQRNFDPFLMFDHFSSAGTNGFPEHPHRGQETITLVLNGAMAHEDFTGSKGILYAGDLQFMTAGKGVVHSEMPVANADGSPTVGLQLWVDLPNNMKGVKPRYRDLREWEIPEVVTDDGKVTIKVISGRSHGVESVKELAYTPINYYYYKVKAGGEFKQELQPGFNYFLYVLNGRNLVLNEDTKVDRYQNVFFGDKGDFITGKNAATKDNNETEVQFILVGGKKLEQEVVQYGPFVASSRDNIQKAFQDYQYGRNGFENIKTWQTLISGGVTKEMIEGPLNGNLEKRAAKKKAFLEKQQKKAAPVAAQPELVKDEL
- the POL32 gene encoding DNA polymerase delta subunit (Putative subunit of DNA polymerase delta, involved in chromosomal DNA replication; cell-cycle regulated periodic mRNA expression), with protein sequence MSSSADEIEYLATEIITNSKPVSYHKFSRQLNIHVSKAKATLLEYYQKNKNDLTATFIVTGRNDNGKLIKLSNEDDLESDLKKFTTVHCVHVYSVHKKSIQFSNNELALEELKHSSSLNKISEYEKNGIIIGPKIEKVIPVNIPSSPVKPEPSHKNKPTEEKKSSSSLLSSYVSRKQEKKQQDTRSGTLSNYVSRKTEPTIPSKRSNTEPATKPTYQYKSRKLEAKAPKERVIIAENNDNEDEEDDDDDKPIKASRATNTSDLQRMFDGDDFTFSDDDESPEKEVRETEEPKDEDKKDILPESPKEEQQSKEVNPENEPGLFVNEEEEEKEEKEQEETRSGEQEEFITEKDEEGYLITRKVKPITKQAKPKKQVVPPKVTKPSTGKKTGMKQSSLMSFFGKKK